From a region of the Pongo pygmaeus isolate AG05252 chromosome 5, NHGRI_mPonPyg2-v2.0_pri, whole genome shotgun sequence genome:
- the LY6G5C gene encoding lymphocyte antigen 6 complex locus protein G5c: MRFMAGPAGSQSLGPLCFHSSPQALYTVLLIVLVMMSLVFGKFVPVNWEPPQPLPFPKYLRCYRCLLETKELGCLLGSDICLTPAGSSCITLHIKNSSGSDIMVSDCRSKEQMSDCSNTRTSPVSGFWIFSQCCFLDFCNDPQNRGLYTP, encoded by the exons ATGCGTTTTATGGCAGGCCCTGCAGGGAGCCAGAGTCTGGGTCCCCTGTGCTTCCACAGCAGCCCCCAAGCCCTCTACACGGTCCTCTTAATAGTGCTGGTCATGATGAGCTTGGTGTTTG GTAAGTTTGTTCCTGTCAATTGGGAACCCCCTCAACCACTTCCATTCCCCAAATACCTGCGCTGCTACCGATGCCTCTTGGAGACCAAGGAGTTAGGGTGCCTTCTGGGATCTGACATCTGCCTCACCCCGGCTGGCAGCAGCTGCATCACTCTCCACATAAAGAACA GCAGCGGTTCTGACATCATGGTGAGTGACTGCCGAAGTAAGGAGCAGATGAGTGATTGTTCAAATACCCGAACTTCTCCGGTGTCTGGCTTCTGGATATTCTCTCAATGCTGCTTCCTGGATTTCTGCAATGACCCTCAAAACAGAGGGCTCTATACTCCTTAG